The Panicum virgatum strain AP13 chromosome 6K, P.virgatum_v5, whole genome shotgun sequence nucleotide sequence AATCTGTTATTTTTTCCATTTCCAACTCTTTGAACTACATACTCTCTTAACTCTTCCTAGAGTTATTCAATGTAAAATAGGATGCCTTAACTCTTCCTAGAGTTGTTCAATAATTTCAACTGCAGCAATTCAAAGCGGATGCCTTAAGTTTGGCAAATACCCTTCTTTGGAAACCACAAGAGAACACTGCATTGATAATTGAGGTCATGGGTTCAAGTCCTGGTACCAGCCTCTTGCAGAAATGCAGGGAAAGGCTGCGTACAAAAAGATCTAAGTGGTCGGACCCTTCCCCGGACCCTGCGCAAGCGGGAGCTACATGCACCGGGCTGCCCCTTTTACTAAGACTACTGTTTGCCTAGGATGCTATGCATTATATTTTGCTATGACAGACTCAACTGTTGCATCAGCAGATAGCCAAACAAAAGAGGGGTAAAAAATATTATATGGGTTCAAACAAAATCCTAAAAAAATGGAAAGAGTGAGAGCGGTCGCTTTGCGGACTAAAAAAAGATTTCCAAAATAGTAGGTGCTGTATATGAAGATAAACAATCAATATTTAGGAATGCAAAAACCTTGTCAAATATATCTATTATGCTTAGCTGCAACCATTTGTTTCAGAGGCAAAAATGCAAATTTCAGTTTTCAAGTTGTGCTGCTTTCCAAGAATTATTATTTATACTGAATGTTAGCACCTTCAGTTGAATATCCTTCCTATGCTTTGTAAAATCCTAACACTTCATAGTTTCTTTGTGTAATGCAGGGAACATAAATTATAAGCTGCTCGATGACATTAATGACGGTCTCATTATGGCATGAGTGCAATTTAGATCCCTGTCCCTATATATGTAATGAGCAGTTTGTTATTCAAAATATTCCAAACATTTGCTAATTTGGAAATTTATATCCATGCTATTATTCAAAATATTCCAAATCAATTGTTAATCGGAAAGTATATATCCATGCTGCTTTCAGAGGCATAAATCCATTATCAAGAGTGTAAACTTCCATATTAGTGACTAATATCTTGTATAGAAACATATAATTTTAGCCGTAGCAAGTAGCATATCAACCCGTCCAAAGCCAAGATAACTCTCCAAATTTCATTGGGGGTCATtaggcgcggcaacgccgcgccatCTTTCTAGTATTTTTCTATTCAAGTTCTTCATCATCTCTTAACAATTAACAAATTGACTCTCTTGTGCATAATACGCACCGTTCTCCATCCACTCTTTTTACCGTCACTACAATTTCTCGcgccacaatttttcttttttgggagTAAAAATTGAGAACTATTggagattgattttttttttgctttccaTATTTTCTTGGAGAGTTGCCAAACAACAAATTTTGAGAAGAAAATAAAGAGAACTCTTGAAGATAATCTTATCTGTGTGTGCATGGTGATTAGAAAGTTTCGAAACTGCGTGCACGCTTTCCTCGTCGCATATATTCGTACTACCAAAAATTGCTGCGCGTGCGGCTTGATGCAGACTTCCTGCATGGACAGTATTTTGCCCATTGATCTACGGTTTATTTGTGATTAATCAATCTTATATTTTGTTTTGTCTCCGTTAGTCAGCTAGGTTCTGCGCCGGAGGACGACTTACGGTCGTTTTTGCATTGGCCGctcgccgggcgccgccgccgccctcgtcggAATTGGGATGGTCGCTCCCTTCGTGGCTTCGCCTCTACGCTTCGATGGGCGCGCAGCTGTGCGTTCCTCGAGGCCCTCCTCTGTCAATACTGGACAGGGGGATGGACGACGTGTCGACCGGAGATTGCCCCAGCCCGCGACGGCCCCACGCCGGTATGGTCTGGAACCTGACATCCCAGCGCTGCACGTCGCTGAGGTCACGGGTCGTGAGTCGTTTGACCCGATGCGGCTCGAATTCGTGTTGGGGCGATCCCGCTCCTGTCGCCTTGTCACGGGGCGGGAGGATAAGCCTGTCTCCACGGGAGCCGTTGGTAGATGGATTTGCTTCTCCTCTCTTCAGGGTAGGTTTTGGTTCGGATGGGTTTGCTACTTTACTCCATGCTGCTGAAAGTGTTAGGATTAACCTGTACATTAAAACTTTGCTTTTTCGTGATACTCATGCCTCACTGCAGCAATGCCATCGATTGGATATTCAATGTGTCACACCATCATTTGAGTTCCTCAATCTAATGAATTCGGCCCACATTTATGAGCAATCTTATACGCATTGTGAATTTGTGATTAGCTATATGTACATCTGCAGAAGCAAACAAACTACATAGTGCAGAATTATATTTCGGAGTACCAATAGACTAATAGAGATACTTTTGTTACCAGATGGAATAATCTAGATAACTAGGTTTGACAATTTTTTTGCCATCCAGGAAAATGCAACCTGTTAGTGCAGATTATCTTTATCTTTATTTTCAGTTTTCATACCAATAATACAACTCAAATTGGTTTCGGACAAGTATACTTTGAGATTATTCTGTATTTAGATTTAATTGTTGTCTAAAGCTCGTGGACTTGATTTTTATATAACAtaataagaaacaaaattcaTCTTCTTTCTGCTTTAGCTTTAGATACATGAAGCCTGCTTCCGTTCATTCTTGGGGTGCAGATCTTCACTGATTTAGAGTTTATTTTTCTTCCCTGAGTTTGCAGTTTGATGGTGTAGGTTGAGTTGATTAGCATAATAAATTCTTTTTAGGTAAGATCAGCCTTGCTTATTCAATAGTTCAAAGTTTGATGGTTCAGATACAGTTATTTGCAGTTTGTATTTATCAGAGTAGCAATAGAAAGGAGGGATATTTTGGGATATACTTATGCTACCCAATAGAATGGTATCTGATGGTTAGGTTTGACAATTTatctgcagttttttttttaaaaaaaacaaactgCTGATGCATATTACCTTTGATGTCTTTGGTTCGCATTACCTGTAACATAATTCAAATTGGTTTCAGAAATTTACACTTTGAGATTGTTCAGTATTTATATCATTTAAAATATTACTATGTTTTGCAATAAAGGATTGTTTTGAATATTGGGTTCTGAAGTTGGAAGTGATTCCTACGATGTTaaatgatgaaaaaaaaaaaatcagaggcCTTCAGTTCTCATATTTAGACTAGGTAATATTAGGTAATATTTTGCAGGTTAATGATATGTTTGGCTCATTGGCTGGGGGAGAGAAATGAAAGCTTGAATAACCTGTTGGTTATTGAATTTGAAGTCCAAATGGACGACGATttaaatggggggggggggcataagGGTATAGTGTCATTTTCTATCTTCCTTTTGGACAAATATTCAAACATACTGTCATTTTTAACACGTACCTGACTCTGTCAGTGTTGAAACATATATGAGCTGTACCTGTAGCATTTCATTTTgactcatctatatcatgacTGTCATCATAAATTCATAATAGGGCGCGCGAAGCGCGCCAAATGTTCTAGTTGAAACTGAATCACAACAACTCTTTCCAAGCATAGCCGTGCCATTAGTTTCATGAaaacatgaattttttttattaccctggaacttagtttcgGATCCACCATCCGATAAGAATGCTAGCTGACCAACTGAACTAACTAACCATTCTAATAACTTATTATCTTCCCCAAGAACAAAACAAGACACCGAAGATAGATTTGCCGAGCCATGGCCATGTCGTCGAGCTGACTCGCATCGAAGGTCACTGGTTCCCCGCAGGTGCTGCCGATTTTCCGCTAGCTGCTAGTTTCAGCTGAAAATTATAATAACCATGCATTTTATAGAATCAGCAATCGCACTAGCATGAGCAGAGACGAGTGTTTGATTTGACGAGACCAAGAAGAGAAGCCATGCGTACCAGCAAGTCTTCCGTGTAGAAGCTCGCAAAGGGGAAGACACTTGTGATTCTGCCCACTTCGCACAccttcgtcgccggcgacgacaacgccccgagctcggcggcgaagACGCCATCTTCCGTGCTCACGAAAATCACATTGGCCTCCTGGGAGACTCCACTCAGACGTGTCCGCCACTTTGGATTCTTGGGAACCGGGAGCAGCGTCCCGAGATCAATGGCCCTGAGCCGCACCCATCCGGCGGCATCATCTCCGGCGTAACCAGTCTGCCTCGCCCACAGGGAGAGCCTGTTGCGGTGCAGGCTGGCCAGCCCGAGCCCGCCACCCTCCGCCGCCATGGCGAACACGTCGCCGAGGCGCTtcccgcccggcggcggcggcggcggctcgatcaGCGATAGGACGTCTTCCTCCCTGATGCCCGCCTTGAAGATGGACCCCCGCGGCCCAGCCGGCGCAAGAGACCGTACCGGTACCGGAGGAGGCTCCCGTTGCTGCCGACGAAGTAGAGCGCCTCGCCCACGAGCGCGGCCTGCCGGTTCTCGACGAGCCCGtagcggcggccgcggtggtCGTAGTCGAGGCTGACGTTGATGTGGACGCTCCATTCGCCGGTGTCGGACGAGAAGAAGGCGGCGTGCGCTTCGAGGTAGTACTTTTCCGGGTTTTCGATGCCAGCGAAGGCGACGATGAAGGGGCCCCCGGCGCAGGTGCGGTGGTCGCAGCCCTCGGCCCCGGCGCAGAGCACGGCCATGTTGGTGAACACGTCCGGGACGTGGCGGCCGGGGACGTCGTGCTGGGCGCCGGTGGCCGGCTCCCACACGACGTAGCCCTTGGCGCTGTCCCCGTAGTCGTACAGGAcggcgcggccgtggcggcagTCTAGCGGGTGCAACATTgggcggtcggcggcgcggaaggaggaggcgggcgacCTTGAGGTCGTCCGGGCGGTAGAGGAGGCCGAGCACCGGGGGCGTCCCGGGGTGGAGAGCGCGGTAGCGGGCGGCGAAGGACCGGTCGGCGAGGGCGCAGCGCCAGAACTTGCAGACGGCGGAGGCGCGGACGAGGCTCGCGGGGTCGTCCGGCCGGACGCGGAGGAGGTAGGTgcggtaaagggcccaacattttaaattaaaaaatttaaaggtcggattttaaaaaaaaactaggttctaattttatataattttaaattaaaaaatttaaaaattttgttGTGTTGTGAAAAGACTAATAATATTATAGTCTAATACCACCGCTAAGAGACTAGTATCATAGTCCATTACCACCACTAGGAGGAGGATGTCCGGGATGACATCCTccggcagaggcggcggaggcggcgccattCTCTAATCTGCAGATCTCATCTCTAATCTGCAGATGAGATCTTCCGGGATATATATACCCAATTCTCTATGCCCGGGCCAAACCTACCGACGGGCCGAGACATATTCCACCGCGCCAAGGCCCGATCGGCTCCCTCGGCTCGTCCACTCATGGCTCAGCTCGCCAAATAACTAAACCCTCACGCGATAGAGCGACCATCAGATGCGTCGCACCTCCATCGCAGATCCCCTTTCGCAGCCGGCTCTATCGGCGACCCAAATCCCCGATGCATCGTCCTACTCCGATCAATCAAGGATAGTTGGTTCGTCAGGGCGCACTCTGATGTTATGATGATGGAAGGAGGCAGGCGGAAGCAGCAGCACGCGCTGCTCCAATTCCAGGTATGATTCTGAGATAATTCGTGTCCCAATTGATCTGATCTTCCAATTTGTTCCTGATCCCAAATTAATTTGTTTAGTGCGGATCGGTGCTCTACTTTGACGAATTTGGCATCCCCTTCAGGAGCTTGTCAATCGTCATCctggcgtggtggtggtggccgctgCAGATGCGGAGGCTCCCCGTCGCCGTCGGTGATAGCAGTGGTGAACCTGGCGGCAGCTCAGTGGCATGTGCGGGCAGCACGTACGGTAGCTCCCCATGCGGCGCCTCGGTGACTACCTCCCTCTCTCGTTGTGACGGTCGCCATGGCGGCAGCGCACAGAGCTTCCTCACCGAGCTCACGACGTAGTTACCGGCTTACTGCTGGCCCTCTACTGCTACCCGTGGCTCGCGGCGTGCGAGGATTTGATGCTGGACAGCAGGAAGCCAGGAACGGTGGCGCGCCTGTGGGCACTTGGCATCCTCACCGCGGCTGCATGTCGTGATTTTTTGCAGATTAACGGTGATGCTGATTTGTAATGTTTGCAACTAGAGATGAGGTTGAGATGCTGTACGCTTTTGCTCATATGCTTATGAGTTCCAGTTCGGACATAGGCTTCGATGGAAATTTTTTTGTGTAAAACTTTTTTTTGGATGATTCATCACGCTTATAGTAAATTATACCAGATTTACTCCTTGTCAGTTGATTGAGATTTTGCTTTCGTGTCAGTTGACATTCTCGAGCGTCGGATCAGTGGTGGATGGACGAGATCGCATCACGTGTTAACAGCTCAATCGGGCCTGCTGGGGGTACTGCGTTTGGACTGTATAGGACTTTTCTTTTTTGTGACTTGACTGTATAGGACTGGGTGCCATCCATTTTGATGCCTCAGCTTCGTTGTCATCGGCGAGCGAGGGCCGACCGGCTGAGGAGGGGAGGCGAATCGAGGAATTAGTCCTTCTCGCCGGAATCGGTGATGTCCATGGGCAAATAGCTGGACCTCCACGCCGGCGGCCAGCAAGCTGCCCCTGCAGATACAGGGCAAGGATGTTATGTCCTTTCTGCCAATTCGTTTCACGCACGGTGAGTGCTTCCAGTCCCCCTCCTTCTAGATCTCGTGTGCCCAATACCGAATTCGCTGTCACATCAATTCCCTTCCATTTCCCAATCTGGATGCAAGAGATGGTGGGAGGGGAACCTCTAGGATTCCTGGAGCTGTTCCCATGGCAGGTGGGATCGTGGAAGGGGTTCATAATTGATTTGTGCCATTGTAATGTTCTAGGGTTAATATGTTTTGTGTGATTCTAGGGATTTCCGGTTGTTTTATATATGATTTCTGCACTCAACATGTGCTCTGTTGTACAGTAGCTTTTGTTACCGGAGAAGGGAGTTCAATATTTATGAGCGCACTTTAGAGATCAGCTTAATATCAAACATTTGATTAATTTCTGCAAGCCTCTTCTTTTGTCAATAGTTTTTGTGCTGGCACATCCTTATTGATTTGCAACTATTCGTTGAGTTCACTTTCAATCTGCCCTCATAGCTATTTTAGTTTATCAGAATAGTATAGCTTctattttttatctttttctcctGTCATTTTATCATATTTGTAACACGCTAATATTGTAATGCATATGAACTTAATGTAGCTTCTTACATAATTACACGCGGACTTTTATTGTAATTACATGATGTTGCACCTATGTATACATTTAATTTAGTCATGTAAGTTTTCCAAATCTGCAAATTCGAGTGATGTGATTTTTCATTTTGGTTTAGACTTTGGCTCATCTAGCTTAGCTTGTGATGATAATTTGTGGTGCTTGATTTTTGTAGAATTTAGATTTTCTATGTGCCATGTTTTCTAAAGAAGTGGTCCCTGGTAATTTATTTTGATATATAATAGTCTCTTGTCTAGCCAGTATCgttttgcaaaatatttgtTGACTTTTTTAGTCTGCTCACCTTAAGGAAGGATCTCAACTGGATGTCTAATACGTGTGAGAGAGATTGAAGTTATCTATTTCACATACTTTACCTGAGTTCTACTAGGTTCCATTTGTAGACTGTTATCTAGATGTTCTACTATAGGTTCATATGTTTCGTGGTTTGTGTGATTTTGTCTTTTGTGGTTGATTAGAGCCATAATTGTGTTAGGTTTTTCTGTAAAATAATAATTACTATATTGTTTAGCAGTAAAGAAACATTTATCAACCTATGGTGTTGTTTGGGGTTTTCAGAAAGCTAGTATTAGCATCTGGCAAATGATCATTTTTAGTTAATACAAGACTTTGTCTTACCCTTTTGCAAGTCAGATTATTACTTTATTGTGtagcaaataaaaaaacaaactcTTTGCTTTTCTGATATATTAATATATTGTGTTATATGTTTATTGTTTTTTTATTGGTGTTGTTGATCATGTCAGAGGACTCCACAAAAGGATGGTTGCCCCGCCATTGAGGGTCTTTGAGGAAGATCTGCATGGTGCATTTACCAGGTTCTAGGGGAAAACTTATGTGGTCATTGTATTAAATTTACAACTAGAGAAGTTTGTGTGATAGCCACATTACTCCTGTGTAATTTTCTAAACATAGTAGAAAAGTTACATAGTAACTATTATGAGCTTGTTTTCTTTATGAAGATCAAGTAGTTAAATATAATTTTCATTTTATATCGTTTAGGCTTGCAATGCTTTCATCCCATCAGATATTACAATGTGATTTTTAGTGTAACTTGTGCATATGACAACTATAAGAACCTTTATCTCTACATTTCACATTACTTTATAGAGTTATTTTTGCATTTCTATAATTCTAAAGATAATGCATGTGCCTCTTTGTCACTGTGTGTCCTGTGTGTGGCCCCTTTGCTTTGTGCTACTGCTTCCATGATTCTTTTTGTATTGGGGCTAAAAGGCTGTTAGTTTATTCCCACAAGTTTTTATTACTGTTAGTTTATTCCCACAAGTTTTTATAATTCTAAAGATAATGCATGTGCCCCTTTGTCACTGTGTGTCCTGTGTGTGGCCCCTTTGCTTTGTGCTACTGCTTCCATGATTCTTTTTGTATTGGGGCTAAAAGGCTGTTAGTTTATTCCACAAGTTTTTATTATAACGATTATATGCATTCTTACTAATTATATTGTGTTTCCTTTGTTCCTTTTTCCACAAGTGGAGCCAAAAAATTCACTCCACCTCCACTGCAAGGGGTCATGGTCCTTTTTTGTGAGTAAGGTATTTTCAACTTTCTTTCCCGATTATAGTTTAAACTTGTTATAGGTACAGAGAATGATTTTTTGTATCTTATGTTCATGCTTGTTGTACATATTTTTTGAGGGGGGGTATAATCAATCCTATTTTATTCAATATGTAGTAGGATCTGTTCATACATGCATCTTTGTGGACTTTATTTTTGGTATATAGACTCATAGCTCTTCTGTTGGATGTGCTGCTCCTTTTTAAGACATTTATATGTTATTATTTTGTGTGAAACTACTTTCTGGTAGTTGGgcttctttttttatttcaattAGAGTTACTAATACTGTACTTACACCATAAATTTTTGTGTATCTTGTGTGTATTGTCGTtgttatttaaaaaatatgcGTAAAACTTACATCAGTCCTTTTATATTGATTGTAGCAACCATGTTACTATGCATTTCTATCGCCACTTCTATGTGGTTTTTCTTTCATACGAAATAACTTATATGATTCACATGATTGTGTTTTCTTATGCCACATTGTGCCAACTCTAAATATTTTAAAACTTTGAACATGTTGTAAATTCATTTAGTTCGGAAATTATAATTTATTCACTCATTAGTTTGATTAACTTGAGCTCTTGTTTTTTGTTGGAGCAAAAAAATTACCAGCGAGTTAAACTTTTGTACTACAAATGAGTGCCCATTGATAAAGCTATTTACAGTATATGAAGCTCATGTTTGCTGGCTAGGAATATCCTTCGACTACTAATGCCAGTTTCAGGTAATAAAGCTGCTAGAACATCTTTTTTTACTTCTCTAGCTCCTGGTATATCTAATAATCTAAAGCAGTAACTGAGTTGGCTCTAAAACATTTGCACTTAACTTTATGCATTAGTTTTCCACCCTACTTTGATTGGCACTGGAATGAGTAGCTCTCTGATACTCAGTACTCGTTGTCAAGCACTGGGTCTCATGATAGCACAAAAAAGGCTCCATCTACACGGATCTCCTTTACAGCAGGTATGATCTCTAATTCTTTGGCAATGACACATGTTTTTCAGCTTTTATTGGTATACAAGAACTATAATTCTTAACATGGGCCTGTCTTGATTTTTCAGGTCAAAATTTCCAGGTGTTAAACTTTTTAGGTTTGTGTCAAAAATTTTAGATGTGTTTTTTTGCTTGTTATCAGCCCAAAAAATATACCTCTAAATGTTTGCTTTTCAagatatttttttcttattatCAGCCAGAAATTGTACATgtaaatgttttttttcttgttatcaACCCAGAAATTGTCCCTGTAAATGTATTTTCATATGTAATTGTACCCAGAAATGATTTTTTGTTTGTTATCAGCCTAGAAATTCTACCTGTAAGTGTGTGCCTGCGCGCgcgtgtgtgggggggggggggggggggttgtgtAGGTTTGAGTGGAGCAGATGTTGCAAATGTCCGAGTAAATGTATGTTTATTGTGGAAAAAAAATGTACAAGTacttttttgtttatttgttgtttttctttgtttctatTCTAAACCAAACAAAACAGGCACTTACAGGGCCAAATGTCGAGTACCAACTGCTAACAGGTCTACCGATCACCAGCGCACCCATTTTGGCTCAGTCTAAATGTGTGCGCTACAGTAAAAACAAATTTGCTAGCATCCAGTAGTAGCGGTTCACACTTCACAGAAATGGGTAGTAGGCCGAGCTATGGTATAGAATTAGTGACTGACAGTTAGATTTCAGTCGATTGACATGTAGACAGACCCAAATTATACCAGGCATCAtagtggcatatatatagcatcCGCTGGCACGCGAAAACCAACCACAAATAATCGCTTGTTTTCCAGTTAGTTAACCTTTCACGTTTACATGGATTTAAGATGATCTTGTCTGTGTGTTGACTGGAAAGTTTCCAAACTGCGTGCACGTACGCTTTCCTCGTCGCACCCTTTTGTGCTAGAAAAATTTGCTGTGCGTGCGGCTTCAAATATTCTTTCTCTTGCAGATTTCCTGCGTATGAGTCGTGGACGCTATTTTGCCCATTGATCTACGTATGATTTATTTGTGATTAATCAGTCTTATATTTTGTTTTGCCTCCGTTAACTTTACAGATCAAATAATTGATGTGGGTTATCATTTTAAACATATAGAAGGATTTTTCCCCTCTGGAGCCATattagcatctccaagagtgccTAAAAATATAGCTCCAAAAACTAGTTTTGGGACCTTGCCAAAAAAATATTAGAAGTAAAAATTAACCTCTCATCCAATAGTTCTCCGAAAATTTGTTCCCAAAATTATTGAAGTACTGCAACGTCATCAATTTGTGGGTCTAAAACATTATTTTTTTCGCATGAACGGTGCCATGTGAACACAACCCGCCACAAAAGGAGTTATGACTCCTGGGATTGGATTAACATCCTAACCATCCCTCCAACATATCCCCGGGTTTGAGGAGCTTGACATGAACCTGATCCTCTAGCAGCAGCGCGGTCACAACCGGGCATTACCTACGGCGCAGCGACGGAGAATTTTTCGGTGGAAATGGCGGGGTCGAAGGGTCGGGCCTCTCGGCCTTCTTTGCTCATGGGCTGAGCCATCATTTCTCGATCAGCTGCTTGCTACTCGACCCTTTTGGGCTTTGATTTCTCTGCCTCCTCCTTAGTCAATTAATATGACATTTATAAGAATTTTTTTCAGTAAATAAACATTTATAATAAAATTAGAAAAGCGTTTGATGTGTGAGAACATTAGACAAGGCACCGTTGAACAATATGACAATTAATATGGCATTTGTAATCATGACACTATGGGTTTAACTACACCAAGTATCACTATCGTCACGAATGAAAAAATTGAACCAAACAATTTGGCGACCAAGCCAATGAGGCATTGGCTTTTTTGTGTGGCTTCTTGTGTCACACCCCCTCTACGATCTAGCTTAATTATGTACACAATCACTCTTCCCCTTTGCTGCTTCTTTCCTAGTACCTGCCGTGCTAATCGACCATGAAACCTACTGCGCTCCTCTCTCCTCGATGTAGCTCGGCGTCCTCCGGTGCCGCCGCAGCGCGCTGATGTGTGGCCTGAGGTCGCCGTCCCGGTGCAGCGCCTCGGCGTGGACCGCCGAGTTGGGGAACTTTTGCCGGTGCTGTTCCTGGTGGCTCTGGCGCTTGTCCTCCACCGTCGTATTGACCCTCATGCTAACCTTCTCACCATCAACCATCTTGCCTTTGCCCTCGTTGATGTCCTCCACTATGACCGTGAACACAAACGGGCCAACCTCGAGGTAATCGTCCATGTCGAGTATGGGCTCGAGGGCCTGGAACACCTCCCTCATGGTGGGCCTGGACTTCGGGTTCTGGCTCAAGCACTTGTACGCCACCATAGCGGCCCGTTCCGCCCCCTGGCACGAGTACTGGCATTCCATGGCCGGGTCCATGACCCGGTAGAGCTTGTCGGACTTCTTGAGGTAGGGCCTGGCCCAGTCCACCAGGCTCTGCTCCCTAGGGCGCCGAGCCCGGTCGACGGACCGGCGACCCGTCAGAAGCTCAAGAAGTACCACTCCAAAGCTGTAGACATCGCTCTTGGCGGTCAAGTGCCCCGTCATGATGTACTCAGGCGCTGCGTACCCGTTCGTCCCCATGACACGTGTCGTGACATGAGTCGCATCGCCCTGAGGCCCATCCTTGGCGAGCCCAAAGTCGGACAACTTGGTGTTGTAGTCCTGGAAATCCAAAGAACCGGATCGAGTTAGGCAGAGATCATGCGTTACAATTACAGTGAGATACATTCACGGAGCTATCAAGGCGACGCTATCAGACTATCGCTGTCGATCGGAATCAAGTTGTTAAGCTACTGATGCTTTGATGCTAAGAAACTACTAATGCGGTACGGATCAGGCAGGTGcagatttttttagttttaggTGCCTAGTCATTATTTAGGTGGACTGCAGAAGCTGGGGTCGTTGATAGGAACTGATGGGCATCCAAGAACCTTCCGAGTTGCAATTATGCCGGGGCTGGGCTTTATTTAGTGAAACGCGTGGCAGACGACTTTGAACATTCATGCATCTCCCATGGACGATTCAGAATCAAATCTCGAGAAGTGGATTTCTACTGAGCTTTCAGGGTTTTTTCTTGGTGCGATTTCTTCTCATTCTGTTCGAGCTGAATGTTCAGCAGCAGCACGAGCGGCCGGTGTCGTCACCATCCTTTTCTACAGCGACGCAAGAGCTGCCGTCGTCAGAAGGCCGAAGCAGCCGTGTGCGTGTGCATCAGAAATGGCCGTGCCTTTCCTAGCGTCGATTGAAACCACCACTAGcaggctcttcagcagcagTGCAAGCTAGCGCAAAGTGAAACGAAGAGAGTAATTAACGTGGAATTTTCCAAGTCTGGGTGTGGATCGCGTCGCTCACCGAGTCGAGCAGGATGTTGGAGGCCTTGAAGTCGCGGTAGATGACCGGCGTGTCGGCGTCGTGGAGGAAGGCGAGGCccttggcggcgccggcggcgatctcCATCCTCCTCATCCACGGCATGGCGCCGTCGAGACCTGCACGCAGCACGTCGATCAGCttcggatcagctccttgctcATTAACTTCATAATTAAAAATGGATGGGGAGCTCACTTTTGAAGAGGTGCTTCTCGAGGCTGCCGTTACTCA carries:
- the LOC120712544 gene encoding probable serine/threonine-protein kinase PBL8, encoding MAAQPWRSLLCCVGGGGGAAGEGDGPASPRRGRTARGRDRDRDQLLRVPSSSSSAASRASLMSSLGSSGPLTPEDLSLTLSSSDLHAFTHAELRAATAGFARANYLACGGFGPVYRGRVEAGLRPGLAAQDVAVKYLDPDCGTQGHREWLAEVFFLAQLRHGNLVRLLGYCYEDHHRMLVYEYMSNGSLEKHLFKSLDGAMPWMRRMEIAAGAAKGLAFLHDADTPVIYRDFKASNILLDSDYNTKLSDFGLAKDGPQGDATHVTTRVMGTNGYAAPEYIMTGHLTAKSDVYSFGVVLLELLTGRRSVDRARRPREQSLVDWARPYLKKSDKLYRVMDPAMECQYSCQGAERAAMVAYKCLSQNPKSRPTMREVFQALEPILDMDDYLEVGPFVFTVIVEDINEGKGKMVDGEKVSMRVNTTVEDKRQSHQEQHRQKFPNSAVHAEALHRDGDLRPHISALRRHRRTPSYIEERGAQ